The nucleotide window TGTAGACGGCGCCCTCCACCTCCAGCTCGCGCTTCAGCTCGCCTTCCAGCTTCGTCGTCATGGACGTCACTCCGCGGTGGTTCCGGCGATGGCCGGGGCGGCGCGCGGGGCCAGGCAGCGCACGTCGCGAGGGCCGGGCTCCAGCACCAGCTGGTCGATGACGAGCCGGACGCCGCGGACGAGGCCGGCGTTGCGCTCGGCGCACTGCAGCGCGCCGAAGCCGGCCACGCCGCCGAAGAGCGTGACCTCGCCGCTCTGCACGGACACGCGCACGCGGCCGGCGCCGATGGACGGCTCGGCCGAGAGGCGCGACTCCACCTCGCGCAGGATGCGCGCGTCCTCGGTGGCGCGCGCGGCGATCTGCGCCGGCGTGTCCACCGGCTTCCTGGCGAAGAAGCTGCACGACGCGGCCGCGCCCGCCATCGCCACTGCGGCAACGGCGCGCGCTCCCGATCTCCGCACGCGAGAACCACGCGATCTCCGAACCGTCATCCCCATCCAGTTGCGAAACTTTCCGCCACCCTTCGGCGTTTCATTGATCCGGAAGCGTGTCCGGCACGCCCGGA belongs to Longimicrobium sp. and includes:
- a CDS encoding BON domain-containing protein, yielding MAGAAASCSFFARKPVDTPAQIAARATEDARILREVESRLSAEPSIGAGRVRVSVQSGEVTLFGGVAGFGALQCAERNAGLVRGVRLVIDQLVLEPGPRDVRCLAPRAAPAIAGTTAE